A stretch of the Porites lutea chromosome 12, jaPorLute2.1, whole genome shotgun sequence genome encodes the following:
- the LOC140921594 gene encoding uncharacterized protein — MASGKAKSIDRIAEMSMKEVFNTMEALGVSDDGLESLTEMRSRLRDVLNQAEKTSNWSPGKAFSILSKAKEEDDRKRQALLSFYAKAQDLLSKMDGPMLTLLQRHTKNVKEVLKWHEKQLKQTQYFLLVSGETSSGKSSLINLILGKDILPSSTATTTSTMCELKYGETPTMVVHFKDKDPETGETTKKIPLHKPNDQSTYLEQISTYVRQKGSMLKKVELFWPHELLQKGIVIIDSPGVGESDEMDEIVIKYLPEAFAFIYVANSTIAGGVKKDRLVKLLQSARDVSIEVPGEGKEDGNLSLDIQERLLSKCALFVCNKWDSIPEKDVPIVKKEVIEKLQRVWPGVDPDSQIIYMSTTKANKAQSLGVISKEFSSLMEGLRSLVLQSIEAKLELHWEWLYKLLSRIFIQAKVFVVNAAKSPQEIREKLGKIFNRLEAIQKDQGKEIKDLRESFREQVNSVVHQLLQHLLSDDIKKRFTKWSKEDAPDEDGSWKEVEENVNAALSSRFLEIVDQWEEENKVFSTSRTFLMEQFQDYFNNVEFKLQNVQSEAADDGSSNPNKVAFRIQISFWQKAVWNMKNFSLGLGRLLIKVRNLRLGAAIKSANELASNVVKILYKDLLKDVSKDILTDSMKKKLKAFVEDKLNDVKLYLDRIEARLQEMINADRQLYEQLSKRSARYQPLFYVAKQNRDQLAKFGLSEVCAVKIDREELEWKEETSSYLGCGSFGAVYQGKMKKDGEVKIVALKVWNEALDAANAKEIMEEIKNLRVLNHPHIVKFYGILLDKETSQMALVMERCKGNLKSHIFSGPESVPGKSENPAVFRDVRRCAKEITDGLAFMHAMGVVHRDLTLENILLTDENTVKIADVGLAKAEIDITGTYTGTPVYMAPEVFHSQVYGTKADIYSLGLLMWEMWYGQRAFADAPGTTLQALFDWIDRGNRPVDRQGCKQPPSFWDELMTECWDSSPEKRPTARECNQRIVEESVETTI; from the exons gctttttccattttatccaAGGCCAAAGAAGAAGATGACAGAAAAAGACAGGCCTTACTAAGCTTTTACGCCAAAGCCCAAGACCTTCTGAGTAAAATGGACGGACCGATGCTAACTTTACTTCAGAGGCACacaaaaaatgtgaaagaagTTTTGAAGTGGCACGAAAAGCAGCTGAAGCAGACGCAGtactttcttcttgtttctg GTGAAACATCCTCTGGTAAAAGTAGCTTGATCAATCTTATTCTTGGAAAGGACATTTTACCGTCTAGTACTGCCACTACAACGTCTACCATGTGTGAACTGAAGTATGGAGAGACACCTACAATGGTGGTGCATTTTAAAGACAAGGATCCTGAAACAGGAGAGACGACTAAAAAAATTCCTCTCCACAAACCTAATGATCAAAGTACTTATCTTGAGCAGATCTCGACTTACGTCCGCCAGAAAGGTTCGATGTTGAAAAAGGTTGAGCTTTTCTGGCCCCATGAACTTTTACAG AAAGGAATAGTGATCATTGACAGCCCTGGTGTTGGAGAATCTGACGAAATGGATGAGATAGTGATTAAGTATCTGCCTGAAGCTTTTGCTTTTATATATGTCGCTAACAGTACGATTGCAGGGGGAGTCAAAAAAGACAGA CTTGTAAAACTGCTTCAAAGCGCGAGGGATGTGTCAATCGAGGTGCcaggagaaggaaaagaggATGGGAATCTATCGCTTGATATACAGGAACGTCTGTTATCCAAGTGCGCTTTGTTTGTGTGCAACAAATGGGACTCCATCCCGGAGAAAGATGTGCCAATCGTTAAAAAAGAAGTTATAGAGAAACTCCAAAGGGTCTGGCCTGGTGTTGATCCCGATTCACAGATCATTTACATGTCAACCACGAAAGCTAATAAAGCTCAAAGCCTTGGTGTTATCTCCAAAGAATTTTCCTCTTTAATGGAAGGATTGAGGTCATTGGTCTTACAAAGTATAGAAGCAAAGCTGGAACTTCATTGGGA ATGGCTTTACAAACTTCTTTCGAGGATTTTCATTCAAGCAAAAGTGTTTGTGGTAAACGCTGCAAAGAGCCCCCAGGAAATCAGAGAAAAACTGGGAAAAATTTTCAACCGCCTAGAGGCAATTCAAAAAGATCAAGGGAAAGAGATAAAAGACCTCCGCGAATCTTTCAGAGAACAAGTTAACAGTGTTGTGCATCAACTCTTGCAACATCTCCTGTCAGACGACATAAAGAAACGCTTTACAAAGTGGTCCAAAGAAGACGCTCCAGATGAGGATGGGTCCTGGAAGGAAGTTGAAGAGAATGTAAACGCCGCTTTGTCCAGCCGTTTTCTAGAAATTGTAGATCAGTGGGAAGAGGAAAACAAAGTGTTTTCAACTTCTCGTACTTTCCTCATGGAACAGTTTCAAGATTACTTTAATAATGtcgaattcaaattacagaatgTTCAAAGCGAAGCCGCGGATGACGGCTCCAGCAATCCAAACAAGGTAGCCTTTAGAATTCAAATTTCATTCTGGCAGAAAGCTGTTTGGAACATGAAGAATTTTAGTCTTGGCCTCGGTAGATTGCTTATTAAAGTACGCAATTTGAGGCTAGGAGCAGCGATCAAAAGCGCTAACGAGTTGGCTTCAAATGTTGTAAAAatcttgtacaaagatttattaaAAGACGTGTCTAAAGACATTCTCACTGACAGTATGAAAAAGAAGCTTAAAGCGTTTGTGGAAGACAAATTAAACGATGTTAAGCTCTATCTTGATAGAATCGAAGCTCGTCTGCAAGAGATGATCAACGCGGACAGGCAACTTTATGAGCAACTAAGTAAACGATCGGCTCGCTATCAGCCTTTGTTCTATGTGGCAAAACAGAACAGGGATCAACTGGCAAAATTTGGCTTAAGCGAAGTTTGTGCTGTAAAAATCGATCGCGAGGAATTGGAGTGGAAAGAAGAAACGTCTTCCTACCTTGGCTGTGGATCATTTGGTGCCGTTTACCAAGGAAAGATGAAAAAAGATGGAGAGGTAAAAATTGTGGCCTTAAAAGTGTGGAATGAGGCGCTTGATGCCGCAAATGCAAAAGAAATCATGGAGGAGATAAAAAATTTGAG AGTGTTAAACCACCCTCACATTGTGAAGTTTTATGGCATATtacttgacaaagaaacttcaCAAATGGCTTTGGTCATGGAAAGGTGTAAAGGAAACTTAAAGAGCCACATCTTCAGCGGTCCAGAGTCAGTTCCTGGCAAATCTGAAAACCCCGCTGTCTTCAGAGACGTACGCCGTTGTGCAAAAGAGATCACCGATGGTTTGGCTTTCATGCATGCGATGGGAGTCGTGCACAGGGACCTCACGTTGGAAAACATCTTG CTGACTGACGAAAACACAGTGAAGATTGCCGACGTGGGCCTTGCTAAAGCAGAAATAGACATCACCGGTACCTATACGGGAACACCTGTTTATATGGCACCTGAAGTGTTCCATTCCCAAGTCTACGGCACCAAGGCAGACATCTACAGCCTGGGGCTGTTAATGTGGGAGATGTGGTATGGGCAACGGGCCTTTGCTGACGCTCCAGGAACTACACTGCAAGCTTTGTTTGATTGGATCGATAGAGGTAACCGTCCAGTGGACCGGCAGGGCTGCAAGCAGCCTCCATCCTTCTGGGACGAGCTGATGACAGAGTGTTGGGACAGTAGTCCAGAGAAACGCCCCACAGCCAGAGAATGTAACCAAAGAATAGTCGAGGAATCAGTGGAAACTACTATATAA
- the LOC140921595 gene encoding uncharacterized protein isoform X1, with the protein MASDQSKSIDSMGPEEIFATMRTLGVSFDGVKTIDDMRTRVKAALNRAEKTSSWSARQAFSILSEAKEEDARKRQDLLSYYAKADALLRKMDEPMLALLQRHTKNVKENMKWHEKQLKQTQYFLLVAGETSSGKSSLINLILGEDILPCSTATTTSTICELKYGETPTMVVHFKDKDPETGETTKKISLHKPNDQSTYLEQISTYVHQKHMGSMLKKVELFWPHELLQKGIVIIDSPGVGESDEMDEMVIQYLPEAFAFIYVANSSIAGGVKKDRLVKLLQSARDVSIEVPGEGKEDGGSSLDIQERLLSKCALFVCNKWDSVPEKDVQLVKNEVIEKLKRVWPGVDPDSQIIYMSTTKASDAQSLGVVSKEFSSLMEGLRSLVLQSIEAKLELHWEWLYKLLSRIFIQAKVFVVNASKSPEEIKERLGKIFNRLEVIENDQGKARKDLRELFSEQVNGVVHQLSQHLLSDDIKKRFTKWSKEEAPDEDGSWKEVEENVNAALSSRFLEIVDQWEEENKVFSTTCTFLMEQFQDYFYNIEFKLQNVQNEAADDDCSNPNKVAFRIQLSFLQKAFWNIKNVALGVANWINNVRNFRVMKAMKSVNDLASNVVKILYKDLLKDVAKDILADSLKKKLKPFVEDKLKDAKLYLDRMEARLQELLEADRQLYEQLSKRSARYQSVFDEVKQHRDQLAEFGLSEVCAVKVDGKELEWKEEASSCLGRGAFGAVYQGTMRRDGGVTTVALKVWNEALDAANAKEIMEEIKNLRVLNHPHIVKFYGILLDKGTSKTALVMEKCKGNLKTHIFSGPESVPGKSENPAVFKDVCRCAKEITDGLAFMHAKGVAHRDLKLENILLTDENTVKIADVGLAKAEIDITGTYAGTPVYMAPEVFHSQVYNTKADIYSLGLLMWEMWYGQRVFVNVAATTLQDYFDWVDKGNRPVDRQGCKKPPSFWCKLMRECWDSNPEKRPTARECNQRIVGD; encoded by the exons ATGGCCTCTGATCAATCGAAAAGCATCGATAGCATGGGACCGGAGGAGATTTTTGCAACGATGAGGACCCTTGGTGTATCTTTCGATGGAGTGAAGACGATTGACGACATGAGGACTCGAGTAAAGGCAGCATTAAATCGGGCAGAAAAGACGTCGAGCTGGTCAGCGAGACAA GCCTTTTCAATTTTATCTGAGGCCAAAGAAGAGGATGCCAGAAAAAGACAGGACTTGCTAAGCTATTACGCTAAAGCCGATGcccttttgagaaaaatggatgAACCGATGCTAGCTTTACTTCAGAGGcacacaaaaaatgtaaaagagaATATGAAGTGGCATGAAAAACAGCTGAAGCAGACGCAGTACTTTCTTCTTGTTGCAG GTGAAACATCCTCTGGTAAAAGTAGCTTGATCAATCTTATTCTTGGAGAGGACATTCTACCGTGCAGTACTGCCACCACAACGTCCACCATATGTGAACTGAAGTATGGAGAGACACCTACAATGGTGGTGCACTTTAAAGACAAGGATCCTGAAACAGGAGAGACGACTAAAAAAATTTCACTCCACAAACCTAATGATCAAAGTACTTATCTTGAGCAGATCTCGACTTACGTCCACCAGAAACATATGGGTTCAATGTTGAAAAAGGTCGAGCTTTTCTGGCCCCATGAACTTTTACAG AAGGGAATAGTGATCATTGATAGCCCTGGTGTTGGAGAATCTGACGAAATGGACGAGATGGTGATTCAGTATCTGCCTGAAGCTTTTGCTTTTATATATGTCGCTAACAGTTCAATCGCAGGGGGAGTCAAAAAAGACAGA CTTGTAAAACTGCTCCAAAGCGCGAGGGATGTGTCAATCGAGGTGCcaggagaaggaaaggaggatGGTGGTTCATCGCTTGATATACAGGAACGTCTGTTATCCAAGTGTGCTTTGTTTGTGTGCAACAAATGGGACTCCGTCCCGGAGAAAGATGTGCAACTCGTTAAGAATGAAGTTATAGAGAAACTCAAAAGGGTCTGGCCTGGTGTTGATCCCGATTCACAGATCATTTACATGTCAACCACGAAAGCTAGTGATGCTCAAAGCCTTGGTGTTGTCTCCAAAGAATTTTCCTCTTTAATGGAAGGATTGAGGTCATTGGTCTTGCAGAGTATAGAAGCAAAGCTGGAACTTCATTGGGA ATGGCTTTACAAACTTCTTTCGAGGATTTTCATTCAAGCAAAAGTGTTTGTGGTAAACGCTTCAAAGAGCCCCGAGGAAATCAAGGAAAGACTGGGCAAAATTTTTAACCGCTTAGAGGTAATTGAAAATGATCAAGGGAAAGCCAGAAAAGACCTCCGCGAATTGTTCAGCGAACAAGTTAACGGCGTTGTGCATCAACTCTCGCAACATCTCTTGTCAGACGACATAAAGAAACGCTTTACAAAGTGGTCCAAAGAAGAGGCTCCAGATGAGGATGGGTCCTGGAAGGAAGTTGAAGAGAATGTAAACGCCGCTTTGTCCAGCCGTTTTCTAGAAATTGTAGATCAATGGGAGGAGGAAAACAAAGTGTTTTCAACTACTTGTACTTTCCTCATGGAGCAGTTTCAAGATTACTTTTATAATAtcgaattcaaattacagaatgTTCAAAACGAAGCCGCAGATGACGACTGCAGCAATCCAAACAAGGTagcctttagaattcaactttcatttttgcAGAAAGCCTTTTGGAACATAAAGAATGTTGCTTTAGGCGTCGCGAACTGGATTAATAACGTTCGAAATTTCAGGGTAATGAAAGCGATGAAAAGCGTTAACGATTTGGCTTCAAATGTTGTAAAAatcttgtacaaagatttattaaAAGACGTGGCTAAAGATATTCTCGCTGATAGTTTAAAAAAGAAGCTTAAACCGTTTGTGGAAGACAAATTAAAGGATGCCAAGCTCTATCTTGATAGAATGGAAGCTCGTCTGCAAGAGCTGCTTGAGGCGGACAGGCAACTTTATGAGCAACTCAGTAAACGATCGGCTCGCTATCAGTCTGTGTTCGATGAGGTAAAACAGCACAGGGATCAACTGGCAGAATTTGGCTTAAGCGAAGTTTGTGCTGTAAAAGTCGATGGCAAGGAACTGGAGTGGAAAGAAGAAGCATCTTCCTGCCTTGGCCGTGGAGCATTCGGTGCCGTTTACCAAGGAACGATGAGAAGAGATGGAGGGGTAACAACAGTAGCATTGAAGGTGTGGAATGAGGCGCTTGATGCCGCAAATGCAAAAGAAATCATGGAGGAGATAAAAAATTTGAG AGTGCTAAACCACCCTCACATTGTGAAGTTTTATGGCATATTACTGgacaaaggaacttcaaaaACGGCTTTGGTCATGGAAAAGTGCAAAGGAAACTTAAAGACCCACATCTTTAGTGGTCCAGAGTCAGTTCCTGGCAAATCTGAAAACCCCGCTGTCTTCAAAGACGTATGCCGTTGTGCAAAAGAGATCACCGATGGTTTGGCTTTTATGCATGCGAAGGGAGTTGCACACCGGGACCTCAAGCTGGAAAACATATTG CTGACTGACGAAAATACAGTGAAGATTGCAGACGTAGGCCTGGCGAAAGCAGAAATAGACATCACCGGTACCTATGCGGGAACACCTGTTTATATGGCACCGGAAGTGTTTCATTCTCAAGTGTACAACACCAAGGCAGACATCTACAGTCTGGGGCTGTTAATGTGGGAGATGTGGTACGGACAGAGAGTCTTTGTTAACGTTGCAGCAACAACACTTCAAGATTACTTTGATTGGGTCGATAaaggaaaccgtccagtggacaGGCAGGGCTGCAAGAAGCCTCCATCCTTCTGGTGCAAGCTGATGAGAGAGTGTTGGGACAGTAATCCAGAGAAACGCCCCACAGCCAGAGAATGTAACCAAAGAATAGTCGGGGACTGA
- the LOC140921595 gene encoding uncharacterized protein isoform X2, producing the protein MDEPMLALLQRHTKNVKENMKWHEKQLKQTQYFLLVAGETSSGKSSLINLILGEDILPCSTATTTSTICELKYGETPTMVVHFKDKDPETGETTKKISLHKPNDQSTYLEQISTYVHQKHMGSMLKKVELFWPHELLQKGIVIIDSPGVGESDEMDEMVIQYLPEAFAFIYVANSSIAGGVKKDRLVKLLQSARDVSIEVPGEGKEDGGSSLDIQERLLSKCALFVCNKWDSVPEKDVQLVKNEVIEKLKRVWPGVDPDSQIIYMSTTKASDAQSLGVVSKEFSSLMEGLRSLVLQSIEAKLELHWEWLYKLLSRIFIQAKVFVVNASKSPEEIKERLGKIFNRLEVIENDQGKARKDLRELFSEQVNGVVHQLSQHLLSDDIKKRFTKWSKEEAPDEDGSWKEVEENVNAALSSRFLEIVDQWEEENKVFSTTCTFLMEQFQDYFYNIEFKLQNVQNEAADDDCSNPNKVAFRIQLSFLQKAFWNIKNVALGVANWINNVRNFRVMKAMKSVNDLASNVVKILYKDLLKDVAKDILADSLKKKLKPFVEDKLKDAKLYLDRMEARLQELLEADRQLYEQLSKRSARYQSVFDEVKQHRDQLAEFGLSEVCAVKVDGKELEWKEEASSCLGRGAFGAVYQGTMRRDGGVTTVALKVWNEALDAANAKEIMEEIKNLRVLNHPHIVKFYGILLDKGTSKTALVMEKCKGNLKTHIFSGPESVPGKSENPAVFKDVCRCAKEITDGLAFMHAKGVAHRDLKLENILLTDENTVKIADVGLAKAEIDITGTYAGTPVYMAPEVFHSQVYNTKADIYSLGLLMWEMWYGQRVFVNVAATTLQDYFDWVDKGNRPVDRQGCKKPPSFWCKLMRECWDSNPEKRPTARECNQRIVGD; encoded by the exons atggatgAACCGATGCTAGCTTTACTTCAGAGGcacacaaaaaatgtaaaagagaATATGAAGTGGCATGAAAAACAGCTGAAGCAGACGCAGTACTTTCTTCTTGTTGCAG GTGAAACATCCTCTGGTAAAAGTAGCTTGATCAATCTTATTCTTGGAGAGGACATTCTACCGTGCAGTACTGCCACCACAACGTCCACCATATGTGAACTGAAGTATGGAGAGACACCTACAATGGTGGTGCACTTTAAAGACAAGGATCCTGAAACAGGAGAGACGACTAAAAAAATTTCACTCCACAAACCTAATGATCAAAGTACTTATCTTGAGCAGATCTCGACTTACGTCCACCAGAAACATATGGGTTCAATGTTGAAAAAGGTCGAGCTTTTCTGGCCCCATGAACTTTTACAG AAGGGAATAGTGATCATTGATAGCCCTGGTGTTGGAGAATCTGACGAAATGGACGAGATGGTGATTCAGTATCTGCCTGAAGCTTTTGCTTTTATATATGTCGCTAACAGTTCAATCGCAGGGGGAGTCAAAAAAGACAGA CTTGTAAAACTGCTCCAAAGCGCGAGGGATGTGTCAATCGAGGTGCcaggagaaggaaaggaggatGGTGGTTCATCGCTTGATATACAGGAACGTCTGTTATCCAAGTGTGCTTTGTTTGTGTGCAACAAATGGGACTCCGTCCCGGAGAAAGATGTGCAACTCGTTAAGAATGAAGTTATAGAGAAACTCAAAAGGGTCTGGCCTGGTGTTGATCCCGATTCACAGATCATTTACATGTCAACCACGAAAGCTAGTGATGCTCAAAGCCTTGGTGTTGTCTCCAAAGAATTTTCCTCTTTAATGGAAGGATTGAGGTCATTGGTCTTGCAGAGTATAGAAGCAAAGCTGGAACTTCATTGGGA ATGGCTTTACAAACTTCTTTCGAGGATTTTCATTCAAGCAAAAGTGTTTGTGGTAAACGCTTCAAAGAGCCCCGAGGAAATCAAGGAAAGACTGGGCAAAATTTTTAACCGCTTAGAGGTAATTGAAAATGATCAAGGGAAAGCCAGAAAAGACCTCCGCGAATTGTTCAGCGAACAAGTTAACGGCGTTGTGCATCAACTCTCGCAACATCTCTTGTCAGACGACATAAAGAAACGCTTTACAAAGTGGTCCAAAGAAGAGGCTCCAGATGAGGATGGGTCCTGGAAGGAAGTTGAAGAGAATGTAAACGCCGCTTTGTCCAGCCGTTTTCTAGAAATTGTAGATCAATGGGAGGAGGAAAACAAAGTGTTTTCAACTACTTGTACTTTCCTCATGGAGCAGTTTCAAGATTACTTTTATAATAtcgaattcaaattacagaatgTTCAAAACGAAGCCGCAGATGACGACTGCAGCAATCCAAACAAGGTagcctttagaattcaactttcatttttgcAGAAAGCCTTTTGGAACATAAAGAATGTTGCTTTAGGCGTCGCGAACTGGATTAATAACGTTCGAAATTTCAGGGTAATGAAAGCGATGAAAAGCGTTAACGATTTGGCTTCAAATGTTGTAAAAatcttgtacaaagatttattaaAAGACGTGGCTAAAGATATTCTCGCTGATAGTTTAAAAAAGAAGCTTAAACCGTTTGTGGAAGACAAATTAAAGGATGCCAAGCTCTATCTTGATAGAATGGAAGCTCGTCTGCAAGAGCTGCTTGAGGCGGACAGGCAACTTTATGAGCAACTCAGTAAACGATCGGCTCGCTATCAGTCTGTGTTCGATGAGGTAAAACAGCACAGGGATCAACTGGCAGAATTTGGCTTAAGCGAAGTTTGTGCTGTAAAAGTCGATGGCAAGGAACTGGAGTGGAAAGAAGAAGCATCTTCCTGCCTTGGCCGTGGAGCATTCGGTGCCGTTTACCAAGGAACGATGAGAAGAGATGGAGGGGTAACAACAGTAGCATTGAAGGTGTGGAATGAGGCGCTTGATGCCGCAAATGCAAAAGAAATCATGGAGGAGATAAAAAATTTGAG AGTGCTAAACCACCCTCACATTGTGAAGTTTTATGGCATATTACTGgacaaaggaacttcaaaaACGGCTTTGGTCATGGAAAAGTGCAAAGGAAACTTAAAGACCCACATCTTTAGTGGTCCAGAGTCAGTTCCTGGCAAATCTGAAAACCCCGCTGTCTTCAAAGACGTATGCCGTTGTGCAAAAGAGATCACCGATGGTTTGGCTTTTATGCATGCGAAGGGAGTTGCACACCGGGACCTCAAGCTGGAAAACATATTG CTGACTGACGAAAATACAGTGAAGATTGCAGACGTAGGCCTGGCGAAAGCAGAAATAGACATCACCGGTACCTATGCGGGAACACCTGTTTATATGGCACCGGAAGTGTTTCATTCTCAAGTGTACAACACCAAGGCAGACATCTACAGTCTGGGGCTGTTAATGTGGGAGATGTGGTACGGACAGAGAGTCTTTGTTAACGTTGCAGCAACAACACTTCAAGATTACTTTGATTGGGTCGATAaaggaaaccgtccagtggacaGGCAGGGCTGCAAGAAGCCTCCATCCTTCTGGTGCAAGCTGATGAGAGAGTGTTGGGACAGTAATCCAGAGAAACGCCCCACAGCCAGAGAATGTAACCAAAGAATAGTCGGGGACTGA